In a single window of the Tellurirhabdus bombi genome:
- the lpcA gene encoding D-sedoheptulose 7-phosphate isomerase has protein sequence MLEHTIRQELTEARSVLEDFLSDDKNIADIELAARLMAEALQSGRKIISCGNGGSHCDAMHFAEELSGRYRQDRRSLAAIAISDVSHLSCVSNDYGYEFVFSRFLEGLGNEGDVLLGLSTSGNSANIIRAVEAARQKGMKVILLTGKDGGKMAGTADVEVRVPHFGFADRIQEVHIKVIHLFILLIEKLVITETH, from the coding sequence ATGCTTGAACATACCATTCGCCAGGAACTGACCGAAGCCCGGTCGGTGCTGGAAGATTTTCTGAGTGACGATAAAAATATCGCTGACATTGAACTGGCCGCCCGCCTCATGGCCGAAGCCTTGCAGAGTGGCCGAAAAATTATTTCCTGCGGCAACGGCGGCTCCCACTGCGACGCCATGCATTTTGCAGAAGAGCTTTCCGGTCGTTACCGCCAAGATCGGCGTTCACTGGCAGCCATTGCCATTTCGGATGTGAGCCACCTTTCGTGCGTTAGCAACGATTACGGCTACGAATTTGTCTTTTCCCGCTTCCTGGAAGGCCTCGGCAACGAAGGCGATGTGCTACTAGGTCTTAGCACCAGTGGCAATTCCGCCAATATCATTCGGGCGGTGGAGGCGGCTCGCCAAAAAGGCATGAAAGTTATCTTATTAACGGGTAAGGATGGCGGTAAAATGGCGGGCACTGCCGATGTTGAAGTACGTGTTCCCCACTTCGGTTTTGCCGACCGGATTCAGGAAGTTCACATCAAGGTGATTCACCTGTTTATTTTGCTGATTGAGAAATTAGTAATTACCGAGACGCATTAA
- a CDS encoding class I SAM-dependent methyltransferase, which translates to MQLIVSPENPLEWIALKTNMVPLPLLHAQIFPVVSKAVLEAADAGVFEAVEKGSDTAEAIATTCQLNPKAVRELLGLLTALGYFTFKGGKFKPTAMARKWMTKANSDSVYGMMIFNNRVMWDWMNHLGTYLRTGEGIQYHDNLTTEQWGYYQRAMLAATSTEAREFGRRAYVPKKATKMLDIGGAHGQHSVALCRRMPDLQSTILDLPQAIEQSAPLLAKLDMGGRVRHQAGNALTDDFGEETYDIVLMSSLAHHFTDEQNRLVTQKVAKALRPGGVFIINEFIRPETGNKPELVGSSTDLYYGLTSAAGNWNITEIYSWYQSAGLKPYKVKNYLSIPGRAMVIAKK; encoded by the coding sequence ATGCAGCTTATTGTCTCGCCCGAAAATCCCCTGGAGTGGATCGCCCTGAAAACAAATATGGTTCCCTTGCCACTGCTGCACGCACAAATATTTCCGGTTGTTTCTAAAGCGGTATTGGAGGCAGCAGATGCCGGTGTTTTTGAGGCGGTCGAAAAAGGGTCAGATACGGCAGAGGCAATTGCTACAACTTGCCAGCTAAATCCGAAAGCCGTTCGGGAATTATTGGGTCTCTTGACAGCGCTGGGCTATTTTACCTTTAAGGGCGGGAAATTCAAGCCGACGGCTATGGCCCGTAAATGGATGACCAAAGCCAATTCAGACTCGGTTTATGGGATGATGATTTTCAATAACCGGGTTATGTGGGACTGGATGAACCACCTGGGAACGTATCTGCGCACGGGTGAAGGCATTCAGTACCACGACAATCTGACTACCGAGCAGTGGGGGTATTACCAACGCGCCATGCTGGCTGCTACCAGTACGGAGGCGAGGGAGTTTGGTCGCCGTGCCTATGTCCCTAAGAAGGCAACGAAAATGCTGGATATTGGGGGCGCGCACGGGCAGCATTCGGTGGCTTTGTGCAGACGGATGCCCGACTTGCAATCCACTATTCTGGACCTTCCCCAGGCCATCGAGCAGTCGGCTCCTTTGCTGGCAAAATTAGACATGGGGGGGCGGGTTCGGCACCAGGCGGGCAACGCACTCACGGATGATTTTGGCGAAGAAACGTACGATATTGTGCTAATGTCGAGTCTGGCGCACCATTTCACGGATGAACAAAATCGCCTGGTTACCCAAAAAGTAGCCAAAGCATTGCGGCCCGGCGGCGTTTTCATTATCAACGAATTTATCCGGCCAGAAACCGGCAATAAGCCCGAATTAGTTGGCAGTAGCACCGATTTATACTATGGTTTAACCAGCGCAGCGGGCAATTGGAATATCACCGAAATTTATAGTTGGTATCAGAGCGCAGGACTAAAACCGTATAAAGTGAAAAATTACCTGAGTATTCCGGGACGAGCCATGGTTATCGCAAAAAAATAA
- a CDS encoding class I SAM-dependent methyltransferase, translated as MTNKEWNETELKELASQLSCPSGENGIKVGAQMEKSNSNMTRSTIDSMNLTGGERVLEIGPGNASHLSYLFDQASNLTYQGADISETMIGEAQKSNAALMAKNNIAFTLSNGRDLPFERETFHKIFTVNTLYFWPDPAQYATEFFRVLKQGGHFHLAFAQKDFMQKLPFTQYGFQLYDAQKAETLLVEAGFSIKEVLYKTEEVMSNAQTAVKRDFVIVVASK; from the coding sequence ATGACTAACAAAGAATGGAATGAAACCGAGTTAAAAGAGTTGGCAAGTCAATTGAGCTGCCCTTCGGGCGAGAATGGCATCAAGGTCGGGGCGCAGATGGAAAAGTCGAACAGCAACATGACCAGATCGACTATTGATTCCATGAACCTGACCGGTGGCGAGCGCGTTCTGGAAATTGGTCCCGGCAACGCCAGCCATTTGAGTTACCTTTTTGACCAAGCGAGTAACTTAACCTATCAAGGCGCTGATATTTCCGAAACCATGATTGGGGAAGCGCAGAAGAGCAATGCGGCTTTAATGGCGAAAAATAACATTGCGTTTACTCTCTCTAACGGTCGTGATCTTCCTTTTGAAAGGGAGACGTTCCATAAAATTTTTACGGTAAATACGCTTTATTTCTGGCCTGATCCGGCGCAATACGCCACGGAATTTTTTCGCGTTCTGAAGCAAGGTGGCCACTTCCACCTCGCCTTTGCCCAGAAAGATTTTATGCAGAAATTACCTTTTACGCAATACGGATTTCAACTATATGACGCTCAAAAAGCAGAAACTCTACTAGTTGAGGCGGGCTTTTCTATTAAGGAGGTGCTCTACAAAACCGAAGAAGTGATGAGCAATGCACAAACAGCGGTTAAGCGTGATTTTGTCATTGTAGTCGCTTCTAAATGA
- a CDS encoding c-type cytochrome → MIRKILKWIGGSLLAIIVLLLAGYLFISWNIGQRTEKKYDFAVQSLAIPTDSTSLSRGEHLVVIKGCIECHGKDLGGKLMMDDAGLGRLVASNLTKGQGGLPSDYSTADWIKALRHGVNREGKPLLFMPSHETTLLSEEDLTAVIAYCQQASPVNSSLPTNELGPIVKVMTYLDKMPLLAVEKIDHNLPMIAKADTTVGVAQGKYLSVSCVGCHRAALKGGEPLAPGLPPVPDITSTGNVGKWTQDQFMTVLRTGKTPGGHQISNDDMPWKMTAQYKDKELISLYQYLQSVK, encoded by the coding sequence ATGATACGCAAGATTCTCAAATGGATCGGTGGTAGTCTACTGGCTATCATTGTCCTTCTTTTGGCTGGTTATTTATTTATTTCCTGGAATATTGGCCAGCGCACCGAAAAGAAATATGATTTCGCCGTTCAATCCCTAGCCATTCCTACGGATAGCACTAGCCTGAGCCGAGGCGAACACCTGGTTGTCATTAAAGGCTGTATTGAGTGCCACGGTAAAGATTTAGGTGGGAAACTAATGATGGACGATGCCGGTCTTGGGCGGCTCGTTGCTTCTAACCTAACCAAAGGGCAGGGCGGTTTGCCAAGCGATTACAGCACTGCTGATTGGATAAAAGCACTTCGCCACGGAGTGAACCGGGAAGGTAAACCATTGCTCTTCATGCCTTCCCATGAAACAACGCTGCTATCCGAAGAAGACTTGACGGCGGTTATTGCCTATTGCCAGCAGGCTTCACCGGTCAACAGCAGCTTACCAACCAATGAACTTGGCCCCATCGTGAAGGTAATGACTTACCTGGATAAAATGCCGCTCCTGGCCGTAGAGAAGATTGATCATAACCTGCCTATGATTGCTAAGGCGGATACAACAGTAGGTGTTGCGCAAGGTAAATATTTGTCCGTCTCCTGCGTGGGTTGCCACCGGGCCGCACTCAAGGGCGGTGAACCACTGGCACCGGGCTTGCCACCAGTGCCAGACATTACCAGTACCGGAAATGTGGGCAAATGGACGCAGGATCAGTTTATGACGGTACTTCGCACGGGCAAGACGCCAGGCGGCCACCAGATCAGTAATGACGATATGCCGTGGAAAATGACGGCACAGTACAAGGACAAAGAACTGATTTCGCTTTATCAGTACCTGCAATCCGTGAAGTAA
- a CDS encoding YifB family Mg chelatase-like AAA ATPase, with product MLAKTYGSAVYGVNATNITIEIAVGQGMGFYLVGLPDSAVKESEHRVESSLKYFGYKMPRQKVVVNLAPADIRKEGSAYDLPIALCILQASEQTTFENKLEEYVIMGELSLDGQLRPIKGVLPIAIEARKRGYKGFILPVENAHEAAIVNNLDIIGVENLMDAIGFFEGSKKIEPLVSDTRDLFLHYQNAYDADFSHVQGQENIKRAMEIAAAGGHNVIMIGPPGAGKTMLAKRLPSILPPLTMQEALETTKIHSVAGKLGSRANLIATRPYRAPHHTISDAALVGGGSFPQPGEISLAHNGVLFLDELPEFKRSALEVMRQPLEDRKVSISRAKWAVEFPANFMLIASMNPCPCGYYNHPEKECVCGPGVVQRYLAKISGPLLDRIDLHVEVTPVSFDQMTANRPAESSADIRARVIRAREIQTKRFDDYDGIYSNAMMPSQMVKELCVISEPGRMLLKKAMERLGLSARAFDRILKVSRTIADLADSEEIRIEHLAEAIQYRSLDRENWAG from the coding sequence ATGCTGGCGAAAACCTACGGCAGCGCCGTTTATGGCGTCAATGCGACAAACATAACAATTGAAATAGCCGTTGGGCAGGGCATGGGTTTTTACCTGGTTGGTTTGCCCGATAGTGCCGTAAAAGAAAGTGAGCACCGGGTCGAGTCGTCGCTGAAGTATTTCGGATATAAAATGCCTCGCCAAAAAGTGGTGGTCAATTTGGCTCCGGCTGACATCCGGAAAGAAGGTTCCGCCTACGATTTGCCCATTGCCTTGTGCATTCTACAGGCTTCTGAACAAACAACGTTTGAAAATAAGCTGGAAGAATATGTGATTATGGGCGAACTCTCGCTGGATGGGCAACTTCGTCCCATCAAAGGCGTTTTACCCATTGCCATTGAAGCGCGGAAACGGGGGTACAAAGGATTTATTTTGCCCGTTGAAAATGCACACGAAGCGGCCATTGTCAACAATCTGGACATCATTGGAGTCGAGAACCTGATGGATGCCATTGGCTTTTTTGAAGGGTCGAAGAAGATTGAACCCTTGGTGAGTGATACCCGGGATTTATTTCTGCACTACCAGAATGCCTACGACGCGGATTTCTCGCACGTGCAGGGGCAAGAGAACATCAAGCGGGCGATGGAAATTGCCGCCGCTGGTGGTCACAACGTCATTATGATTGGTCCTCCGGGGGCGGGAAAAACCATGCTGGCGAAGCGGCTTCCGTCCATTCTTCCCCCGCTAACCATGCAGGAGGCGCTGGAAACCACTAAAATTCATTCGGTAGCGGGCAAGCTGGGCAGTCGGGCCAATTTGATCGCAACGCGTCCTTACCGGGCTCCTCACCACACTATTTCCGACGCCGCTTTAGTGGGTGGAGGTAGCTTTCCACAGCCGGGTGAAATCTCGCTGGCACACAACGGGGTCTTGTTTCTCGACGAATTGCCGGAGTTCAAACGCTCCGCGCTGGAAGTGATGCGGCAGCCGCTGGAGGATCGCAAGGTCAGTATCTCCCGGGCAAAATGGGCCGTTGAGTTTCCAGCAAATTTTATGCTCATTGCCAGCATGAACCCTTGTCCCTGTGGTTATTACAACCATCCTGAAAAAGAATGCGTGTGTGGTCCAGGGGTTGTCCAGCGCTATCTGGCTAAGATCAGCGGTCCCTTGCTGGACCGGATTGATCTGCACGTTGAAGTAACGCCGGTTTCTTTCGATCAGATGACCGCGAACCGACCGGCGGAAAGCAGCGCCGATATTCGGGCGCGGGTCATTCGGGCGCGGGAAATTCAGACGAAACGCTTCGACGATTACGACGGTATTTATTCCAACGCCATGATGCCCTCACAGATGGTCAAAGAGTTGTGCGTCATTTCGGAACCGGGGCGGATGCTGCTGAAAAAAGCGATGGAGCGGCTAGGTCTTTCGGCGCGGGCCTTCGACCGAATTTTAAAAGTATCACGAACGATTGCTGATCTTGCCGATAGCGAAGAAATTCGGATTGAACACCTGGCCGAAGCCATTCAATACCGGAGCCTGGACCGCGAAAACTGGGCTGGCTAA
- a CDS encoding M20/M25/M40 family metallo-hydrolase, whose amino-acid sequence MRKKVYIFLLVAGSSGFLSAFDLQRPALDKVFTLINQEVQKNSRAYETLADASQRIGHRLTGSPNGGRAEEYAFNLLKQYGFSDVRYQSFEVESWMRDTVTLAVVPNKSDNFRDVPVVALAHSPVDAHIQGEIIDVGNGLEGDFAELKGKLKGKVALVNIGLAAPLKGARNLHRSEKTALAIQHGAVGVIMVNQVPGKVLLTGTASVTGKLIPIPSVCISLESGQEIRRWMKEERNLHALVDMTNFSKKIKARNVVATLKGSKYPDEKIVVGGHLDSWDLATGAIDNGIGSFTVLDIARTFKALKLKPKRTVEFVMFMGEEQGLLGSKSMTEELKKSGELDKIRYMMNLDMTNDPTGINAFGRNEMVSFFNTIGEAIQKVEPAFANNMSNQAGLHSDHQPFMIEGVPVVGMNGHLSPDVLNCYHADCDKMNLVNKDQLKNTVRYSAMVLYAMAEAEDIPTRRLDDNKTRDYLITQGLRTPLQIANEWRWKE is encoded by the coding sequence ATGAGAAAAAAAGTTTACATTTTTCTTCTTGTTGCCGGTAGCTCCGGATTCTTAAGCGCTTTTGATTTGCAACGTCCAGCGCTGGACAAAGTTTTTACCCTCATCAACCAGGAGGTTCAAAAGAATAGCCGCGCTTATGAAACGCTTGCGGATGCGTCGCAACGAATCGGCCACCGCCTGACGGGCAGCCCCAACGGAGGCCGCGCGGAAGAATATGCGTTTAACTTACTCAAACAGTATGGTTTCTCGGATGTACGCTACCAATCGTTTGAAGTTGAATCCTGGATGCGGGATACGGTAACGCTTGCTGTGGTGCCCAATAAAAGCGACAATTTCCGCGATGTGCCAGTCGTGGCGCTGGCCCACTCACCGGTCGATGCGCATATTCAGGGCGAAATTATTGATGTCGGGAATGGTCTGGAAGGCGATTTTGCCGAACTCAAAGGAAAGCTGAAAGGCAAGGTTGCTTTGGTCAACATTGGCTTGGCGGCTCCGCTGAAAGGCGCCCGGAATTTGCACCGCTCCGAGAAAACAGCATTGGCTATTCAGCACGGAGCCGTTGGCGTGATTATGGTTAACCAGGTGCCGGGAAAAGTTCTGCTGACGGGAACGGCCTCCGTAACGGGCAAGCTTATTCCGATTCCGTCGGTTTGTATTTCCCTCGAAAGTGGGCAGGAAATCCGGCGCTGGATGAAGGAAGAACGGAACCTGCACGCGCTGGTCGACATGACTAACTTTAGCAAAAAAATTAAAGCCCGAAACGTGGTGGCTACGTTGAAAGGCTCTAAATATCCCGACGAAAAAATAGTAGTAGGGGGCCACCTCGACTCCTGGGATCTGGCTACGGGTGCCATCGATAACGGCATCGGTTCATTCACCGTACTAGACATTGCCCGAACTTTCAAAGCTTTGAAACTGAAGCCAAAACGCACGGTTGAATTTGTGATGTTCATGGGGGAAGAGCAAGGCTTACTGGGTTCGAAAAGCATGACCGAAGAGCTGAAAAAGTCCGGCGAACTGGATAAAATTCGGTACATGATGAACCTCGACATGACCAACGATCCGACGGGAATCAACGCTTTTGGCCGAAACGAGATGGTGTCTTTTTTTAACACCATCGGGGAAGCCATCCAGAAAGTAGAGCCCGCTTTTGCCAACAATATGTCGAACCAGGCGGGGCTGCACAGCGACCACCAGCCTTTTATGATCGAAGGGGTTCCCGTCGTTGGCATGAACGGTCACCTGTCACCGGACGTCTTAAATTGTTACCACGCTGATTGCGATAAAATGAATCTGGTTAACAAAGACCAGCTGAAAAACACGGTTCGTTACTCGGCAATGGTGCTTTATGCCATGGCCGAAGCCGAGGATATTCCAACGCGTCGGCTGGACGATAATAAAACCAGGGACTACCTCATTACCCAGGGATTGCGAACGCCTTTGCAAATCGCGAACGAATGGCGCTGGAAAGAATAA
- a CDS encoding S9 family peptidase, with amino-acid sequence MSHIQSAETPPKAAVKEHELSIHGHTRTDNYYWLNDREDPEVIRYLEAENAYTEQILAPVKTLREQLFEELKGRIKQQDESVPFKDGNYFYYTRFIEGGEYPVHCRKHGSLEAPEEVIFDCNELAKGHDYYDLGGYEISDSEDLAIFCEDTVSRRMYTLRVKNLKTGELYAEAIPDVEAGSFAWATDNQTLFYLRKDPQTLLGFQVYRHVLGTDTSQDVLVYEEADNQFYMGLYRMKSKKYVAVVSDQNGVATEYQLLEADNPTGAFQTFLPRQKGHEYDLLHFGTKFYIRTNWEAENFRLMEVAEGQQSDRANWQEVIAHRPDVYFQQMDIFTHHLVLGERKEGLVALRIIDQRSQEDHYLDFGEPAYVAAIAYNPDFNTTVLRFSYASLTTPGSVYDYDMDSREKTLLKQQEVLGGFDKANYVAERIYATARDGVKVPVSLVYHKDTPKDGTAPLLQYAYGSYGYSMEPSFGSTRLSLLDRGFIYAIAHIRGGQEMGRRWYEDGKLLQKKNTFTDFVDVSEALIEQKYTSADRLFAMGGSAGGLLMGAVVNLRPDLYKGIVAAVPFVDVVTTMLDESIPLTTGEFEEWGNPKIKEYYDYMLSYSPYDNVEAKAYPNMLITTGLHDSQVQYWEPAKWVAKLRTLKTDDNQLLLHTNMEAGHGGASGRFEALKDVAMEYAFMLNLLGITA; translated from the coding sequence ATGTCACATATTCAATCCGCTGAGACGCCCCCAAAAGCCGCCGTTAAGGAACACGAATTAAGCATTCACGGCCATACCCGAACTGATAATTATTACTGGCTCAATGATCGCGAAGACCCCGAAGTAATCCGCTACCTGGAAGCCGAAAACGCCTATACGGAACAAATACTCGCACCGGTTAAAACGCTGCGTGAACAGTTGTTCGAGGAGTTGAAGGGGCGCATCAAGCAACAGGACGAATCCGTGCCTTTTAAGGACGGCAATTATTTTTATTACACCCGTTTTATTGAAGGCGGCGAATACCCGGTTCACTGTCGCAAGCATGGGTCGCTGGAAGCTCCGGAAGAAGTTATTTTTGATTGTAACGAATTAGCCAAAGGCCACGATTACTACGATCTGGGCGGTTACGAAATTTCGGACAGTGAAGATTTGGCTATTTTCTGCGAAGACACGGTTAGCCGGCGCATGTATACCCTGCGCGTGAAGAACCTCAAAACGGGTGAACTTTATGCGGAAGCCATTCCAGACGTAGAAGCCGGTAGTTTTGCCTGGGCAACGGATAACCAAACCTTGTTTTACCTTCGAAAAGATCCGCAGACTTTACTGGGTTTTCAGGTCTACCGCCACGTTTTGGGAACCGATACCAGCCAGGACGTTCTGGTCTATGAAGAAGCTGACAATCAGTTTTACATGGGCTTATACCGGATGAAGTCAAAAAAATACGTGGCCGTTGTGTCGGATCAAAACGGAGTCGCTACGGAATACCAGCTTCTGGAAGCCGATAACCCCACCGGTGCTTTCCAAACGTTTCTGCCCCGCCAGAAAGGACACGAGTACGATTTACTGCATTTTGGCACTAAATTTTACATTCGCACCAACTGGGAAGCCGAAAATTTTCGGCTCATGGAAGTTGCCGAAGGTCAGCAAAGTGACCGCGCAAACTGGCAGGAAGTGATTGCCCACCGCCCGGACGTTTATTTCCAGCAGATGGATATTTTCACCCACCATCTGGTGCTTGGTGAGCGTAAAGAAGGGCTGGTTGCCCTGCGCATCATCGACCAGCGCAGCCAGGAAGACCATTACCTTGATTTCGGCGAACCGGCTTATGTGGCGGCCATTGCCTACAATCCCGATTTCAACACAACGGTTTTGCGCTTTAGTTACGCGTCGTTAACCACCCCCGGCTCAGTCTATGACTACGACATGGATAGCCGCGAGAAAACGCTGCTGAAACAACAGGAAGTGTTGGGAGGATTCGACAAAGCGAATTATGTAGCCGAGCGTATTTACGCAACCGCCCGCGATGGCGTGAAGGTACCCGTTTCGCTGGTTTACCACAAAGACACCCCAAAAGATGGAACCGCCCCCCTGCTTCAGTATGCCTACGGTTCGTACGGATATTCCATGGAGCCCAGTTTCGGGTCAACGCGTCTGAGTTTGCTCGACCGGGGGTTTATCTATGCCATTGCCCACATCCGGGGTGGCCAGGAGATGGGTCGGCGCTGGTATGAAGACGGAAAATTGCTTCAGAAGAAAAACACGTTTACCGATTTTGTTGATGTTTCGGAAGCCTTAATTGAGCAGAAATATACCTCGGCAGACCGGCTTTTTGCGATGGGAGGCAGTGCGGGAGGCTTGCTTATGGGCGCTGTTGTCAACTTACGCCCGGACCTTTACAAGGGTATCGTAGCCGCTGTTCCTTTTGTGGACGTGGTGACAACCATGCTCGATGAGAGTATTCCGCTCACGACCGGCGAATTTGAGGAATGGGGTAATCCGAAAATAAAGGAATATTACGATTATATGCTCTCGTATTCGCCCTACGACAATGTGGAGGCAAAAGCCTACCCGAACATGCTGATTACAACCGGCTTGCACGATTCGCAGGTTCAGTATTGGGAGCCTGCCAAATGGGTTGCCAAGCTGCGTACGCTCAAAACCGACGACAATCAACTACTGCTTCACACGAATATGGAGGCTGGCCACGGCGGTGCTTCCGGGCGTTTTGAAGCGTTGAAAGACGTAGCGATGGAATACGCTTTTATGCTGAACTTGTTGGGAATTACCGCCTAA
- a CDS encoding bifunctional alpha,alpha-trehalose-phosphate synthase (UDP-forming)/trehalose-phosphatase — protein MNNRLMIISYRLPFSFQNENGTISAKASSGGLVTAVKSLDFSESDQKPVWIGCADFSRKTWDKYHHLVNDDFEYIPVFLDKKTNTDFYNGFSNSVLWPLFHYFSTYVDYREEYFTAYQKSNEAVAEAIAEIAKPDDTIWIHDYHFMALPQLVRERIPTATIGFFLHIPFPSYELIRILPQKCKDYLLIGLLGADLVGFHTNDYNIHFLQSVQLSLGVQHKMWQINYQNRLIRSDTFPVGINYELFHDAYDQEAVVEERNKLKEAYKDERIIFSVDRLDYTKGVMQRLEALEWFFEHNPEWISKLSFILVVVPSRGEIQKYGERKQLIEQAVGRINGKFGTLTWRPIIYQYASLSFEQLIALYTGCDIALITPIRDGMNLVAKEFIASRKDMRGVLILSEMTGAATELGEALLINPLDEAEIADRIKIALEMEPDEQARRIESMQRRLQEYDVKKWATSFIESLLNMHQMQQETSARWLSHDEYTALLEAYTAAQSRLLLLDYDGTLVGFAPTPERAVPSQELITTLEHLANQRGNKVVIISGRNKEALEDWFGHLPIEMVAEHGSYIKREGSWRQDVMDDGAWKEIVKPILAEFVSRCPESFVEEKNNSLAWHYRNSEEDTGFTRSRELINTLEHLLPYQLRVLDGNKVVEIKSAETDKGKVAKQMSLAHPYDFVLSIGDDRTDEDMFTALTKENEFTIKVGRGNTSARLRLSRVDEVLELLKDFSQVR, from the coding sequence ATGAATAACCGTTTAATGATTATTTCTTATCGGCTGCCATTCTCGTTTCAGAATGAAAACGGTACGATAAGCGCAAAAGCTTCCTCCGGCGGATTAGTTACGGCTGTTAAGTCGCTAGATTTCAGTGAGTCAGATCAAAAGCCGGTTTGGATTGGTTGTGCTGACTTTTCCCGGAAGACGTGGGATAAATACCACCATCTGGTCAATGATGACTTTGAATACATTCCCGTTTTTCTGGACAAAAAGACAAATACAGATTTTTATAATGGCTTTTCAAATTCAGTATTGTGGCCCCTGTTTCACTATTTTTCCACATACGTTGATTACCGCGAAGAGTATTTTACGGCGTATCAGAAATCCAACGAAGCCGTAGCGGAAGCCATCGCGGAAATCGCCAAACCAGACGATACAATCTGGATTCACGATTATCATTTTATGGCTTTGCCGCAGCTGGTTCGGGAGCGTATTCCGACGGCCACCATCGGTTTTTTTCTGCATATTCCGTTTCCTTCTTACGAGCTTATCCGAATCCTTCCCCAAAAATGTAAAGACTATCTACTGATTGGTTTGCTGGGTGCCGATCTGGTTGGATTTCATACCAACGACTACAACATTCATTTTTTGCAGTCGGTGCAGCTTAGTTTGGGGGTGCAGCATAAAATGTGGCAGATTAACTACCAGAATCGGCTCATTCGTTCGGATACTTTTCCGGTTGGGATTAACTATGAGTTATTTCACGATGCCTACGACCAGGAAGCCGTGGTGGAAGAGCGGAATAAACTAAAAGAAGCCTATAAGGATGAGCGCATCATTTTCTCGGTAGATCGCCTGGATTATACCAAAGGGGTCATGCAGCGTCTGGAAGCGTTAGAATGGTTTTTTGAACATAATCCCGAGTGGATCAGTAAGTTGTCGTTTATTCTGGTGGTGGTGCCATCGCGGGGAGAGATTCAGAAATACGGCGAACGGAAACAACTGATCGAACAGGCAGTAGGCCGGATTAACGGAAAGTTTGGTACGCTGACCTGGCGACCGATTATCTACCAGTATGCGTCGCTGTCGTTTGAGCAGCTCATTGCTTTGTATACCGGCTGTGATATTGCGCTCATTACGCCCATTCGCGACGGAATGAATCTGGTAGCCAAAGAATTTATTGCGTCCCGTAAAGACATGCGAGGCGTATTGATCCTGAGCGAGATGACGGGTGCAGCCACCGAACTAGGCGAAGCCTTGCTGATCAACCCCTTGGACGAGGCCGAAATTGCAGACCGGATCAAGATTGCTCTCGAAATGGAGCCGGATGAGCAGGCTCGGCGCATCGAGAGCATGCAACGGCGGCTACAGGAATACGACGTAAAAAAATGGGCAACCAGCTTTATCGAATCGCTGCTGAACATGCACCAGATGCAACAGGAAACGTCGGCTCGCTGGCTAAGTCACGATGAATACACGGCGCTGCTCGAAGCGTATACGGCGGCTCAATCCAGACTGTTGCTGCTGGATTACGACGGAACGCTGGTTGGGTTTGCACCTACACCCGAGCGGGCGGTGCCTTCCCAGGAATTAATCACTACTTTGGAACATTTGGCCAACCAGAGAGGAAATAAAGTGGTGATTATCAGTGGACGGAACAAAGAGGCGCTGGAAGACTGGTTTGGTCATTTACCCATTGAGATGGTGGCTGAGCACGGGTCATATATCAAGCGGGAAGGTAGCTGGCGGCAGGATGTAATGGACGACGGTGCCTGGAAAGAAATTGTCAAGCCTATTCTGGCTGAGTTTGTTAGCCGCTGCCCGGAATCTTTTGTTGAAGAAAAAAACAATTCGCTGGCGTGGCACTACCGCAATTCGGAAGAAGATACGGGTTTCACTCGTTCCCGCGAATTAATCAATACGCTGGAGCATTTGCTACCCTATCAGTTGCGGGTTCTGGACGGAAATAAGGTAGTAGAAATCAAAAGTGCGGAAACCGACAAAGGCAAAGTGGCTAAACAGATGTCGCTGGCTCACCCCTACGATTTTGTGCTTTCCATTGGCGACGACCGCACCGACGAAGACATGTTTACGGCCTTGACCAAAGAAAACGAATTTACGATTAAGGTAGGGCGGGGCAATACGAGCGCCCGTTTGAGGCTTAGCCGTGTAGATGAAGTATTGGAGTTGCTGAAAGACTTTTCGCAGGTGAGGTAA